Below is a genomic region from Bacteroidota bacterium.
AGCTTAAACTTCTCGGCAAAAAAGTTGTACGAGGTTCCTAAACTCAAACTCTCAAACAACTTCACTTTTTCTTCTTTAAATGCCGTATCACCGTTTTTGCGGCGCACCTTCATTTCAATGTTATTATTCAAGCCTAAACTCACCTGTCCCACACGCCCTTGACCCGGTCCTCCGAATATTCCGTTACTCAACCGCGAATACAACTCTTGGCGGGTATTCCCTGTATCGGCTTGCACCTTCTTATATATCCCAAATCCGGCATCCGAAAAATCGGGACGGAAACCCAAACCCATGTTCACAGTCATTACGTGGCGAATGGCCTGTACTTTGTTACTGTTTTTAAAATACTTGGTGCCATACACCATAGTACTTAGGTTGGTATTAAACGCAAAGTCGGCGGCGCGGGCAAAACCGGGCAAAGTATCCGTTTCAATGCGGGCACTGTCCTTATTCCATGTTTTATTAATGCTTTGCAAGTACCAATACTCATTAAATGATAATGAAGGGCTTAGCGAAAACCACTTCAATACCTTAAACTGCGTACTTACAGAACCCCTGTGTACCCCTCCGTTCTGCATCTTTTTAAGCGTCTCTTCTTTAAGCAAAGTAGAATCGCCTGCGCTAATGTTGTTTTGAGCGTTAAATGAATAGTTAACCCCTATATCCTCGTACCAACGTTTTGTGCCCACTGCCTCTTTGCGCTTAAAGGGGAAGAAACGCATTACATCAAACGTTAGTTGAGGCAACGACATAGTAACCGATTTGGTTTGGTTGTTTTGTGATGCCGAGGCCGAAACACCCACGTTGTATTTACCGCCGCCTAATACGCGACTGTAGTTTACACTTGAGTTTACCTGACTTTGTGTGATTGTAGCCGGATTGTATGAGTTTAGCTGCAAATAACTGGGACTTAGGTAATTTACCCTTGCACTAAAGTTGGTATTCGGTCTTGCCTTTTGGTCAAGCTGGTGATTCCACACAATGCTATAGTTACGCTGGCGCGAAAACCCGCTCACATCTTCGGGAGAACCTTGTTGGTTATTCGCGTAGGCTATTTGTATGTTACCACTGTATTTGTAACGCTTTGCATACGAACTGGCCGTGCGTACTGCCCAAGTTCCTTGTGTAAACGCATCGCCGGTTACTGCTAAGTCAAAATAATCACTGATACCGAAATAGTAACCGCCATTTCGCAAAAAGTAGCCTTGGCCGGGCGAAAAACCATAACCCGGCATCAATATACCCGACTTGCGTCCTTGCCTTACCGGAAAAAAGCCAAAAGGAATCCACGCGGGGGTGGGTATATCACCAATCACAAGGTTGGCAGGACCGGTAACAATTTGCTTACCGGGTACTATTTTAAGTTTGGGAGCCAATATGTAAAAGTGCGGATGCTCAGCATTGCAAGTGGTGTATTTGGCATCGCCCACATAAATATTATCGTGTTCATCCTTCTTTACCTTCGTTCCATAAATAATCCCCTCACCCTCCTTCATCACAAGATTGCTTATTTTGGCACGCTTGGTTTTAAAGTTGTACCCTATCTTATCCGCATCAATTGCCTGGCCGCCATCTTTAAAGTTCGGAACCCCAATCTTCTTCCCTGCACTGTCTGTAGCATACTCGGCAAAAATCTCACTTGTAGTAAAATCAAGCGTAACCTTTGCCCCCTTCAACTCCAGTTTTTCATAAAAAACCTCGGCGTCACCAAACAAAAACACCTTTCGTTGTTTTATATCAATAAGAATAGAATCTTTTGCTTTGAAGCGGACTTTTGAATCGAACATAGACTTTTGAAAACCCGCTTTCTTTAGTGAGTCTTCTCGGGCTAGGCTATCCGATGAAGGAATAGCAAAAGAATCCGTAGCCATTACTCTGTTACTGTCAATTTGCGCACTGGCATTGATATTGTACAGTATTATAGAAATTAACAGTGCTAAACGGATAAAATTATTTACCATTTTTTTCAAGTCCGTGGAGTGTGTGGTAACTTGCACCGTCAACAATAATGCCGATTTACTAGGCGTTTCAAAAATAAGCTACCCGGAATATAAAATGAAACAAACCGCCCACATATTTTCTTTACTTCTGGTTTTGTTACTGTTTACCTCGTTTACAGGAACAAAAAAAGGTGGCGGAGATACGTTGGTGATTGTTATTGATGCAGGCCACGGCGGCAAAGACCCCGGTTCTATCTCTAAAAAAGTTCAGGAGAAGAAAGTTACGCTTGACATTGCCCGAAAGCTGGGTAAAATGTTAACCGATAGCTTTAAAGATGTAAAGGTGATTTATACCCGCTACAATGACTCGTTTGTTGAATTGCACGAGCGGGCTAAAATAGCTAACCGCAACAAAGCCTCTATATTTATCTCAATACACTGTAACCACAACAATAAAACCGCACCTAACGGCAGCGAAACATATGTAATGGGGTTGCACAAAAGCGATGATAATTTAGATGTGTCGAAACGTGAAAATGAGGCTATTTTGTACGAGGATAATTACGAAAAACAGCAAGATTATGAGGGTTTCGACCCTAACTCGCCCGAGGCACACATAATTTTCAGTTTTTATCAAAATGCCTTTCGCGAACAAAGCCTTACGCTTGCCTCAAAAGTTGAGAAGCACCTTTCAGCCCGCAAAAAAGTGAAGAAAAGCAGGGGAGTGAAACAAGCGGGGTTTCTGGTACTTTGGAAAACCACTATGCCCAGCATTTTAATTGAAACCGGTTTTATCTCTAACCCTACCGAACGCGAATATTTAGCTTCAGACTCAGGTAAAAAAGAGGTTGCCGAAGCTGTATTTAAGGCTGTAAAAGAATACAAAGCCTACTTAGGTACTATAAAATAACCTTGTGAAACACGCTCTTGTGTTTGTGTTATGAGCAAGGTTTCTTAACAATTAACAAATTCTTAACATGAGGCCTTAGTTGCAGGTGTAATTTCGCCGCGTCTAAAAACACCTATGTTCGGATTAGAAGATACCCTCCTCATTTCACTGCTGATATTCAGCCTTTTGTGCGCCTGTTTCTTTGAGTTTGTGAATGGTTTTCACGATACTGCCAACGCAGTTGCTACTGTTATTTATACCAACTCTCTTAAACCTTGGGTGGCTGTAGTATGGAGTGCCATTTGCAACTACACCGGGGTAATGATGGGCGGTATTGCAGTAGCCATGGGCATTGTAAACCTATTGCCCGTAGAACTGCTCATAGATCAAAGCTTATCCAGTAGTATGGCCATGGTGATGGCCCTTTTGTTCAGTGCTATTATTTGGAACTTCGGTACATGGTACTTTGGCTTACCCGCCAGCAGTTCGCACACACTTATCGGCTCTATATTAGGTGTGGGTATTGCTTACGGTTTATTGCCAAACACTGCTGATGCAGCCGTTAACTGGAGTAAAGTAAACGATATTGGTTTATCATTACTATTGTCTCCCTTGTTTGGGTGTACACTAACCATTGTGTTGATGTACATACTACGCAGGACTGCTAAAAAGCAAAAAGACATTTTGTTTAACCCTCCCAAAGGCGACCGTCCTCCCCCATTCTGGATTCGCAGCTTGCTTATCCTTACCTCTACTGGTGTTAGTTTTTCGCACGGTAATAACGACGGACAAAAAGGTGTAGGGCTTATGATGCTGATTTTAATTGGTATTGTTCCTTCATACTTTGCCTTAGACAGAGATGCTGACCCCTCTAAAATGAAACCCCACTTGGTAAAAATTGAAGCATATTACCAAGCCCTTAACACAAGTAAACTGAGCGATGAAGATTCAGTGAAAGTGGTAAAAACGCTGGGTTATATAGAGGATATTAAAATTACTACTGACACTCTTACTTCTATTACTTACTTAGGTGATAAAAAACCTTTTGAATTGCGTAAGGATATTTTGATGGTATCTAAAAACACCGATAAGTTTTTATCAGCTGGTGTTTTTGAAATCAGCGAAGCCCAACAGGATGAGCTGAAAGGCGAAGTGAAAAAAATACGTCAATACACTGATTACGCACCTGATTGGATTAAGATATTAATAGCTTTCTCACTTGGTATTGGTACCATGGTGGGCTGGAAACGTATAGTAATCACTATCGGTGAGAAAATAGGTAAACAACACCTTACCTATGCACAAGGTGCCAGCGCTGAGTTGGTTGCGGCAAGCACCATTGGCGTATCATCGTTCCTTGGTTTACCCGTTAGTACCACCCACGTACTTTCATCAGGTATTGCAGGTAGTATGATTGCCGATAAGGGTATCAAAAACCTGCAAGGCAATACCGTACGTAATATATTGTTGGCTTGGTTGCTTACGTTGCCTGCCACCATTATACTTTCGGGCGGTTTATACTTGTTGTTGCGCCAAGTACTGTAAGATTTTAATCTCTCACTAATTATAAAAAGCATTTAAAGGCTACGGCTTTTAAATGCTTTATTTTTGTAGTATGCTGCGAGACGCTTTTGAAAAACTGGTGAAACTTGAAGATGCCGAGTGGGCCGATGCCGAAAGCCGTTTTAAAACCATCAGTTTTGTAAAAGACCAACTGCTTACCCGCGAAGGGGAAATAGAAGCCTACTTTTACTTTATAAAAAGCGGGGTGCACAGCATGTATTACCTAAGCCCTGATGGTGACGAAACCATATTAGGGTTTTCATTTACAGGCAACTTTTCAGGAGCCTACGATTCATTCAGCACACAAACTCCGTCACGGCTATATATTCAGGCACTGTCTTCGGGCGAGGCTTATGCAATCAGTTATGCCGATATGAGCTATTTATTTGACCGCTACAAGAACTTTGAGCGTTGGGGCAGGCTATTTATCCAACACATACTTTTTGGGCGTGGCAGGCGTGAAATTGAAATGCTGGCTACCTCGGCTGAGGAACGCTACAAAGCTTTTGTTGCACGTATGCCGCAAGAGTTGCAACAAATACCGCTGCGCCACATTGCTTCTTACCTTAACATGACTCCCGAAACCCTTAGCCGCTTACGTTCAAAAAGGTAATCCGTTCATTTTCTATCATTTCTTGATTTGCATCAAGGCACGTCCATCGGCTGTGGGGGTAGCTTTGTATCAATAAATTATCAGCAAATGAAAAAGAGTGTACTATTGACGTTAACAGCTATTGGCTTTATCGCCCCTTTCATCCTAATGATGAAGGTTACTATTGAAACGGGCAACATTTTATTGTGGACTCAACCATCGGCCACCATTGCAGGGGCTTTTGGCAATGATATTTCGGCCTCGTTTATTGTTGATTTGTTATGTGTAGTAATGGTGTTCTTTTTCTGGACTTATTACGAAGCAAAACGTCACAACATTAAAAACATCTGGATTATTTGGGTACTTACCTTAGTGTTTGGTATGGCCGGCCCATTCCCGCTATTCCTTTATATGGTGCAACGCGCAAAAGAGCGCGTTTAACATAAAACAATCCCATACATCCCACCACATAACAAAAAAAGAGGCCACCTTGCGGTGGCCTCTTTGGTATTATAGGTTAGGTAGATGATTATTTAACCAAGTTGTATT
It encodes:
- a CDS encoding LPS-assembly protein LptD translates to MVNNFIRLALLISIILYNINASAQIDSNRVMATDSFAIPSSDSLAREDSLKKAGFQKSMFDSKVRFKAKDSILIDIKQRKVFLFGDAEVFYEKLELKGAKVTLDFTTSEIFAEYATDSAGKKIGVPNFKDGGQAIDADKIGYNFKTKRAKISNLVMKEGEGIIYGTKVKKDEHDNIYVGDAKYTTCNAEHPHFYILAPKLKIVPGKQIVTGPANLVIGDIPTPAWIPFGFFPVRQGRKSGILMPGYGFSPGQGYFLRNGGYYFGISDYFDLAVTGDAFTQGTWAVRTASSYAKRYKYSGNIQIAYANNQQGSPEDVSGFSRQRNYSIVWNHQLDQKARPNTNFSARVNYLSPSYLQLNSYNPATITQSQVNSSVNYSRVLGGGKYNVGVSASASQNNQTKSVTMSLPQLTFDVMRFFPFKRKEAVGTKRWYEDIGVNYSFNAQNNISAGDSTLLKEETLKKMQNGGVHRGSVSTQFKVLKWFSLSPSLSFNEYWYLQSINKTWNKDSARIETDTLPGFARAADFAFNTNLSTMVYGTKYFKNSNKVQAIRHVMTVNMGLGFRPDFSDAGFGIYKKVQADTGNTRQELYSRLSNGIFGGPGQGRVGQVSLGLNNNIEMKVRRKNGDTAFKEEKVKLFESLSLGTSYNFFAEKFKLAPLSINARTVLFKQVSVMFNGFTFNPYAQDSAGRDVDKYLVNETGKLARFTGGSIALSTSINSTMFDGKKDENDEKPAQPGINNLQRAAMLSNPFLTAYELALLSSMGDFVDFNIPWSLSFNYSYNYSKPAFERNISQNITFNGDMNLTENWKIAFSSGYDFKRKEVNLTSIDFYRQLHCWEFKLSWIPIGPRQYFLFNLNVKSSILQDLKINRRRDWFDNN
- a CDS encoding N-acetylmuramoyl-L-alanine amidase, with amino-acid sequence MKQTAHIFSLLLVLLLFTSFTGTKKGGGDTLVIVIDAGHGGKDPGSISKKVQEKKVTLDIARKLGKMLTDSFKDVKVIYTRYNDSFVELHERAKIANRNKASIFISIHCNHNNKTAPNGSETYVMGLHKSDDNLDVSKRENEAILYEDNYEKQQDYEGFDPNSPEAHIIFSFYQNAFREQSLTLASKVEKHLSARKKVKKSRGVKQAGFLVLWKTTMPSILIETGFISNPTEREYLASDSGKKEVAEAVFKAVKEYKAYLGTIK
- a CDS encoding inorganic phosphate transporter; protein product: MFGLEDTLLISLLIFSLLCACFFEFVNGFHDTANAVATVIYTNSLKPWVAVVWSAICNYTGVMMGGIAVAMGIVNLLPVELLIDQSLSSSMAMVMALLFSAIIWNFGTWYFGLPASSSHTLIGSILGVGIAYGLLPNTADAAVNWSKVNDIGLSLLLSPLFGCTLTIVLMYILRRTAKKQKDILFNPPKGDRPPPFWIRSLLILTSTGVSFSHGNNDGQKGVGLMMLILIGIVPSYFALDRDADPSKMKPHLVKIEAYYQALNTSKLSDEDSVKVVKTLGYIEDIKITTDTLTSITYLGDKKPFELRKDILMVSKNTDKFLSAGVFEISEAQQDELKGEVKKIRQYTDYAPDWIKILIAFSLGIGTMVGWKRIVITIGEKIGKQHLTYAQGASAELVAASTIGVSSFLGLPVSTTHVLSSGIAGSMIADKGIKNLQGNTVRNILLAWLLTLPATIILSGGLYLLLRQVL
- a CDS encoding Crp/Fnr family transcriptional regulator, giving the protein MLYFCSMLRDAFEKLVKLEDAEWADAESRFKTISFVKDQLLTREGEIEAYFYFIKSGVHSMYYLSPDGDETILGFSFTGNFSGAYDSFSTQTPSRLYIQALSSGEAYAISYADMSYLFDRYKNFERWGRLFIQHILFGRGRREIEMLATSAEERYKAFVARMPQELQQIPLRHIASYLNMTPETLSRLRSKR
- a CDS encoding DUF2834 domain-containing protein; protein product: MKKSVLLTLTAIGFIAPFILMMKVTIETGNILLWTQPSATIAGAFGNDISASFIVDLLCVVMVFFFWTYYEAKRHNIKNIWIIWVLTLVFGMAGPFPLFLYMVQRAKERV